A genomic stretch from Oreochromis aureus strain Israel breed Guangdong linkage group 17, ZZ_aureus, whole genome shotgun sequence includes:
- the si:ch211-162e15.3 gene encoding protein NCBP2AS2 has translation MLARLLASLVNNLHIVEKLAESRPIRRAAQITAYAITKAQIAGRDASDRVLRSQTVRQVRDEAGKVPGDLGEISGRLKRVRDTFVNEVKSGWKDGSRQVKK, from the coding sequence ATGCTCGCTCGCCTGTTAGCGTCGCTCGTCAACAACCTTCACATCGTTGAGAAGTTGGCGGAGTCTCGACCGATTCGCAGGGCGGCTCAGATCACAGCCTACGCTATCACTAAGGCTCAGATAGCCGGACGGGACGCCTCGGACCGGGTCTTGCGCTCCCAGACGGTACGGCAGGTCCGGGACGAGGCCGGCAAAGTGCCCGGGGATCTGGGAGAGATCAGTGGCCGCCTCAAGAGAGTCAGAGACACGTTTGTGAATGAGGTGAAGTCGGGCTGGAAGGACGGATCCAGGCAGGTGAAGAAGTGA